The following coding sequences lie in one Psychrobacter arenosus genomic window:
- a CDS encoding class 1 fructose-bisphosphatase, producing the protein MTTLSDYLQQAETTSEVSSVITTIAEVGRDITALLRRGALADILGEAGNENIQGEAQKKLDVIANDMLLDALTGNNHCAGVASEELDHATPANNKGSLLVLFDPLDGSSNIDINMAVGTIFSILPYNNVGNVAADSDFLQNGDAQLAAGYLLYGASTMLALTVGNGVTMFSLDPDSGEYVLVSENIRIDKDTSEYAINSSNHRYWLAPMQQYIDELVAGDAGVRGRDFNTRWVAAMVGDVHRILCRGGIFMYPFDTKYANKAGKLRLMYEANPMSFLIEQAGGASTDAVKRIMSIEPNDIHQRVPVVLGSENEVLRVQTIHNEHNQS; encoded by the coding sequence ATGACCACCCTATCTGACTATTTACAGCAAGCTGAAACCACCTCTGAAGTCAGTAGCGTCATTACCACTATCGCTGAAGTCGGTCGCGATATTACCGCCCTACTGCGCCGCGGTGCCTTAGCCGATATCCTAGGCGAAGCGGGTAATGAAAATATCCAAGGCGAAGCCCAAAAGAAACTCGACGTTATCGCCAATGATATGCTACTTGATGCGTTAACGGGCAATAACCACTGCGCAGGTGTGGCCAGCGAAGAGCTTGATCATGCGACGCCCGCCAATAACAAGGGCAGCTTATTAGTCTTATTCGACCCGTTAGATGGCTCTTCCAACATTGATATCAATATGGCGGTAGGCACTATCTTCTCTATCCTCCCTTATAACAATGTAGGCAATGTCGCTGCTGACAGTGACTTTTTGCAAAATGGCGATGCTCAATTGGCTGCGGGTTACTTATTATACGGCGCGTCAACCATGCTAGCACTGACTGTAGGCAATGGCGTGACCATGTTTAGCCTAGACCCAGATAGCGGTGAGTATGTGTTGGTAAGCGAAAATATTCGCATTGATAAAGACACTAGCGAATATGCTATCAATAGCTCAAACCACCGTTATTGGCTAGCGCCTATGCAGCAATATATTGATGAATTAGTGGCTGGCGATGCGGGCGTCCGTGGGCGCGACTTTAATACCCGTTGGGTCGCTGCTATGGTTGGTGATGTGCACCGTATCTTATGCCGTGGTGGCATCTTTATGTATCCATTCGATACGAAGTATGCCAATAAAGCGGGCAAGTTGCGTTTGATGTACGAAGCCAACCCTATGAGCTTCCTTATTGAGCAAGCGGGCGGCGCCTCTACCGATGCGGTAAAGCGTATCATGAGCATCGAGCCTAATGACATTCACCAACGCGTGCCCGTCGTCTTAGGCAGCGAAAATGAAGTGTTACGCGTGCAGACCATTCATAATGAGCACAACCAGTCTTAA